A genomic window from Salmo salar chromosome ssa23, Ssal_v3.1, whole genome shotgun sequence includes:
- the d6fadc gene encoding delta-6 fatty acyl desaturase-like, translating into MGGGGQQTESSEPAKGGVVGPGGGRGGRGGSAVYTWEEVQRHCHRGDQWLVIDRKVYNITQWAKRHPGGIRVISHFAGEDATDAFSAFHPDPNFVRKFLKPLLIGELAPTEPSQDQGKNAALVQDFQALRDRVEREGLLRARLLFFSLYLGHILLLEALALGLLWVWGTSWSLTLLCSLMLATSQAQASWLQHDFGHLSVFKKSSWNHVLQKFVIGHLKGASANWWNHRHFQHHAKPNVFRKDPDINSLHVFVLGDTQPVEYGIKKLKYMPYHHQHQYFFLIGPPLLIPVYFHIQILRTMFLRQDWVDLAWSMSFYLRFFCCYYPFFGFFGSVALISFVRFLESHWFVWVTQMNHLPMEMDHERHQDWLTMQLSATCNIEQSTFNDWFSGHLNFQIEHHLFPTMPRHNYHLVAPLVRTLCEKHGVPYQVKTLKKGIIDVVRSLKKSGDLWLDAYLHK; encoded by the exons ATGGGGGGCGGAGGCCAGCAGACGGAGTCAAGCGAGCCGGCCAAGGGTGGCGTGGTTGGGCCCGGTGGAGGGCGAGGAGGGCGAGGTGGCAGTGCagtctacacctgggaagaggtcCAGAGGCACTGCCACAGAGGCGACCAGTGGTTGGTCATCGACAGGAAGGTCTATAATATTACCCAGTGGGCGAAGAGACACCCGGGTGGCATCAGGGTCATCAGTCACTTTGCTGGAGAAGATGCCACG GACGCATTTTCCGCATTCCATCCTGATCCTAATTTTGTCAGGAAGTTTCTGAAGCCGTTGCTGATTGGAGAGCTGGCACCGACAGAGCCCAGCCAGGACCAGGGGAAAAAT GCAGCTCTGGTGCAGGACTTCCAGGCCTTGCGCGACCGTGTGGAGAGGGAGGGTCTCCTCCGTGCCCGCCTCCTGTTCTTCAGCCTCTACTTGGGCCACATCCTGCTACTAGAGGCCCTGGCTTTGGGCCTGCTCTGGGTCTGGGGGACCAGCTGGAGCCTCACACTGCTCTGTTCCCTCATGCTGGCCACGTCTCAG GCCCAAGCTAGCTGGCTGCAGCATGACTTCGGCCACCTGTCAGTCTTCAAGAAATCCAGTTGGAATCACGTACTGCAAAAGTTTGTCATTGGACACCTAAAG GGTGCATCTGCTAACTGGTGGAACCATCGTCACTTCCAGCACCACGCTAAACCCAACGTGTTTCGTAAAGATCCTGATATCAACTCACTGCATGTCTTCGTCCTGGGAGACACACAGCCTGTAGAG TATGGTATAAAGAAGTTGAAGTACATGCCCTACCATCACCAACACCAGTACTTCTTCCTCA TTGGACCTCCACTACTTATTCCAGTGTATTTCCACATCCAGATATTGCGGACCATGTTTTTACGACAGGACTGGGTG GATCTGGCGTGGTCGATGAGTTTCTACCTTCGCTTCTTCTGCTGTTACTATCCCTTCTTTGGTTTCTTTGGCTCAGTAGCATTGATCAGCTTCGTCAG GTTTTTGGAAAGCCACTGGTTTGTATGGGTGACCCAGATGAATCACCTTCCTATGGAGATGGATCATGAGAGACACCAGGACTGGCTCACCATGCAG TTGAGCGCTACTTGCAACATTGAACAGTCAACCTTCAACGACTGGTTCAGTGGACACCTCAACTTTCAGATTGAACACCA tctgttTCCTACCATGCCCCGTCATAACTACCACCTGGTGGCTCCTCTGGTTCGTACTTTGTGTGAGAAACATGGAGTTCCCTATCAGGTCAAGACTTTGAAGAAAGGCATCATTGATGTTGTCAG GTCACTGAAGAAGTCAGGGGATCTGTGGCTGGATGCATATCTCCATAAATAA